The following proteins are co-located in the Candidatus Accumulibacter cognatus genome:
- the rpoH gene encoding RNA polymerase sigma factor RpoH produces MTQALAFPTVSAVGSIDAYIQAVRQFPLLSEEEEFCLATRFREEEDLDAARQLILSHLRLVIAIARGYLGYGLSHADLIQEGNIGLMKAVKRFDPKRGVRLVSFAIQWIKAEIHEYVLKNWRMVKVATTKAQRKLFFNLRGMKANSEGLSSLQVADIAHRLSVKPDEVIEMDTRLSGHDLALEGDNDDEDAFAPIAYLSDHSSEPLRVLESRARTYLQNDGLQSALAALDPRSRRIVEARWLTDEHSATLHELAAEFGVSAERIRQIEVKAMQKMRVNLTSLAEQT; encoded by the coding sequence AGCGAGGAAGAGGAGTTTTGTCTGGCTACCCGCTTTCGCGAGGAGGAAGATCTCGATGCGGCACGGCAATTGATACTGTCGCATCTGCGTTTGGTGATTGCCATCGCGCGCGGGTATCTCGGGTACGGTCTGTCCCACGCCGACCTGATTCAGGAGGGTAATATCGGCCTGATGAAAGCGGTGAAGCGTTTCGACCCGAAGCGCGGAGTGCGCCTGGTTTCGTTCGCCATCCAGTGGATCAAGGCGGAGATTCATGAGTACGTCCTGAAGAACTGGCGGATGGTCAAAGTGGCAACGACCAAAGCGCAGCGGAAGCTGTTCTTCAATCTGCGCGGCATGAAAGCGAATAGCGAGGGCCTCAGTTCGTTGCAGGTGGCGGATATTGCGCATCGCTTGTCCGTCAAACCGGACGAGGTGATCGAGATGGACACTCGATTATCGGGTCATGATCTGGCGCTGGAAGGCGACAATGACGATGAGGATGCGTTTGCTCCGATTGCCTATCTCTCCGACCATTCGAGTGAACCGCTCCGTGTGCTTGAATCCCGTGCGCGTACGTACTTGCAGAATGATGGACTGCAAAGTGCGCTGGCCGCTCTCGATCCACGCAGCCGTCGCATTGTCGAGGCACGTTGGCTGACCGATGAGCATTCGGCCACCTTGCACGAACTGGCGGCGGAATTCGGTGTCTCCGCCGAGCGAATTCGCCAGATCGAAGTTAAGGCAATGCAGAAGATGCGGGTGAATCTGACCTCCCTGGCGGAACAAACCTAA